A stretch of the Muntiacus reevesi chromosome 8, mMunRee1.1, whole genome shotgun sequence genome encodes the following:
- the ASTE1 gene encoding protein asteroid homolog 1 isoform X5, translating into MGIRGLMSFVEDHSNEFFTDVKLRDTKIIIDGYALFHRLYFNSNLELRYGGDYDSFTDVVQKFFESLFACKICPYVVLDGGCDISDKKLNTLKDRAREKIQMAHSLSVGGGGYVCPLLIREVFIQVLIKLQVCFVQCFSEADRDIMTLANYWNCPVLSSDSDFCIFDLKSGFCPLNGFQWRNMNTIKGTRDCYIPAKCFFLDALCCHFGNMNKTLLPLFAVLCGNDHVNLPVMETFLSKVENMQRPNAHRISLPIRQVIYGLLVNAFPHVRNVAWDALPPQPPTFREVERINKNIKTSIVNAVELPKDHYDLSKLTELSLASRQMLLLETLKVKQSLLDPVPAALKLPVAVSCYWVQHAEATLKLHHLQALLLGMLLGPLRAMVSSPEEKAVRGGGAGTLCEELQRAKAPPGTRLDLDAAHVFCQWQCCLQMGLYLNQLLSTPLPEPDLTRLYSGSLVHGLCRQLLTSASVESLLRLCPEAQQLYEHLFNATRSCAPAELFLPKGRLNPKRRKQKKSGISSSENRVGTTLNARSWHEGSNRFELLMVETLENEAAPELE; encoded by the exons ATGGGTATCCGAGGACTAATGAGTTTTGTAGAAGATCATAGTAATGAGTTCTTCACTGATGTTAAGTTGCGAGATACAAAAATTATCATTGACGGCTATGCCCTCTTCCACCGGCTTTACTTCAATTCAAACTTGGAGCTGCGGTATGGAGGGGACTATGATTCTTTTACAGATGTTGTACAAAAATTCTTTGAATCACTATTTGCTTGTAAAATCTGTCCATATGTTGTCTTAGATGGAGGATGTGACATTTCAGATAAGAAGCTTAACACTTTAAAGGATCGAGCTAGGGAGAAGATCCAGATGGCCCATTCCCTTTCTGTTGGTGGGGGTGGATATGTGTGCCCCTTACTCATCCGAGAGGTGTTCATACAGGTTCTGATCAAGCTGCAGGTATGTTTCGTCCAGTGCTTTTCGGAAGCAGATCGGGACATCATGACCCTTGCTAATTACTGGAATTGCCCCGTGTTATCGTCCGATAGTGACTTTTGCATTTTTGACCTGAAAAGTGGGTTTTGCCCATTGAATGGCTTTCAGTGGAGAAATATGAACACCATCAAGGGCACACGAGACTGCTACATCCCTGCCAAGTGCTTTTTCCTCGACGCGCTGTGCTGTCACTTTGGCAATATGAACAAAACGCTGCTGCCTCTTTTCGCGGTGCTGTGTGGAAATGACCACGTTAATCTACCTGTCATGGAGACGTTCTTGAGTAAA GTGGAAAACATGCAGCGACCGAATGCCCACAGAATCTCTCTGCCCATCCGGCAAGTCATCTATGGGCTCCTCGTGAATGCTTTTCCACATGTGCGTAATGTGGCCTGGGATGCACTGCCTCCTCAGCCTCCAACTTTCCGCGAAGTGGAAAGgattaataaaaatatcaaaacatcAATTGTAAATGCAGTAGAACTACCCAAGGATCATTATGACTTAAGCAAGTTGACTGAG CTCTCCTTGGCTAGCCGTCAGATGCTTCTGTTAGAAACGCTGAAGGTGAAACAGAGCCTCCTGGACCCAGTCCCTGCCGCGCTGAAGTTGCCTGTCGCTGTCAGCTGCTACTGGGTGCAGCACGCAGAGGCCACGCTAAAGCTGCATCACCtacaggccctgctgctggggaTGCTGCTGGGGCCCTTGCGTGCCATGGTCAGCAGCCCAG AGGAGAAAGCTGTACGGGGCGGCGGCGCTGGGACGCTGTGTGAAGAGCTGCAGAGAGCGAAGGCGCCCCCAGGCACACGGCTGGACTTGGACGCGGCCCACGTCTTCTGTCAGTGGCAGTGTTGCCTGCAGATGGGGCTGTATCTCAACCAGCTGCTATCCACGCCTCTCCCGGAGCCAGACCTGACTCG ACTGTACAGCGGGAGCCTGGTGCACGGGCTGTGCCGGCAGCTACTGACGTCGGCCTCGGTGGAGAGCCTTCTGCGCCTGTGTCCTGAGGCCCAGCAACTCTACGAACATCTGTTCAACGCCACAAGGTCCTGTGCCCCTGCTGAACTCTTCCTACCAAAGGGTAGATTaaatccaaaaagaagaaagcagaagaaatcaGGTATCAGCTCGTCAGAGAACAGAGTGGGAACCACCCTGAACGCTAGGAGTTGGCATGAAGGAAGCAATCGGTTTGAGCTGTTGATGGTGGAGACCTTGGAGAATGAGGCAGCCCCGGAGCTCGAATAA
- the ASTE1 gene encoding protein asteroid homolog 1 isoform X2: protein MGIRGLMSFVEDHSNEFFTDVKLRDTKIIIDGYALFHRLYFNSNLELRYGGDYDSFTDVVQKFFESLFACKICPYVVLDGGCDISDKKLNTLKDRAREKIQMAHSLSVGGGGYVCPLLIREVFIQVLIKLQVCFVQCFSEADRDIMTLANYWNCPVLSSDSDFCIFDLKSGFCPLNGFQWRNMNTIKGTRDCYIPAKCFFLDALCCHFGNMNKTLLPLFAVLCGNDHVNLPVMETFLSKVRLPLGAASSKGRRHHRVLGLLNWLSRFTDPTEALDSVLNHLPQKRRGTVKALLCSSMEEYLQAQGRLQDFFQHGAYTCPDTWNTGLPPWVLAALARGQLSPFISDALVLRRTILHTQVENMQRPNAHRISLPIRQVIYGLLVNAFPHVRNVAWDALPPQPPTFREVERINKNIKTSIVNAVELPKDHYDLSKLTELSLASRQMLLLETLKVKQSLLDPVPAALKLPVAVSCYWVQHAEATLKLHHLQALLLGMLLGPLRAMVSSPEEKAVRGGGAGTLCEELQRAKAPPGTRLDLDAAHVFCQWQCCLQMGLYLNQLLSTPLPEPDLTRLYSGSLVHGLCRQLLTSASVESLLRLCPEAQQLYEHLFNATRSCAPAELFLPKGRLNPKRRKQKKSGKVYALDDRSSQTENGTLKYSDKSPWQG from the exons ATGGGTATCCGAGGACTAATGAGTTTTGTAGAAGATCATAGTAATGAGTTCTTCACTGATGTTAAGTTGCGAGATACAAAAATTATCATTGACGGCTATGCCCTCTTCCACCGGCTTTACTTCAATTCAAACTTGGAGCTGCGGTATGGAGGGGACTATGATTCTTTTACAGATGTTGTACAAAAATTCTTTGAATCACTATTTGCTTGTAAAATCTGTCCATATGTTGTCTTAGATGGAGGATGTGACATTTCAGATAAGAAGCTTAACACTTTAAAGGATCGAGCTAGGGAGAAGATCCAGATGGCCCATTCCCTTTCTGTTGGTGGGGGTGGATATGTGTGCCCCTTACTCATCCGAGAGGTGTTCATACAGGTTCTGATCAAGCTGCAGGTATGTTTCGTCCAGTGCTTTTCGGAAGCAGATCGGGACATCATGACCCTTGCTAATTACTGGAATTGCCCCGTGTTATCGTCCGATAGTGACTTTTGCATTTTTGACCTGAAAAGTGGGTTTTGCCCATTGAATGGCTTTCAGTGGAGAAATATGAACACCATCAAGGGCACACGAGACTGCTACATCCCTGCCAAGTGCTTTTTCCTCGACGCGCTGTGCTGTCACTTTGGCAATATGAACAAAACGCTGCTGCCTCTTTTCGCGGTGCTGTGTGGAAATGACCACGTTAATCTACCTGTCATGGAGACGTTCTTGAGTAAAGTACGACTCCCTCTTGGGGCTGCCAGTTCTAAGGGTAGGAGACATCACCGGGTGCTGGGACTTCTCAATTGGTTGTCTCGTTTCACTGACCCTACCGAAGCATTAGACAGCGTTCTGAACCATCTCCCCCAAAAGAGACGAGGAACTGTGAAGGCACTTCTGTGCAGCTCCATGGAGGAGTACCTGCAGGCCCAGGGAAGGCTTCAGGACTTCTTCCAGCATGGTGCTTACACCTGCCCAGACACCTGGAATACCGGTTTACCACCGTGGGTGCTTGCAGCCTTAGCCAGGGGCCAGCTGTCCCCTTTCATTAGCGATGCTCTGGTGCTGAGACGGACCATTCTCCACACACAGGTGGAAAACATGCAGCGACCGAATGCCCACAGAATCTCTCTGCCCATCCGGCAAGTCATCTATGGGCTCCTCGTGAATGCTTTTCCACATGTGCGTAATGTGGCCTGGGATGCACTGCCTCCTCAGCCTCCAACTTTCCGCGAAGTGGAAAGgattaataaaaatatcaaaacatcAATTGTAAATGCAGTAGAACTACCCAAGGATCATTATGACTTAAGCAAGTTGACTGAG CTCTCCTTGGCTAGCCGTCAGATGCTTCTGTTAGAAACGCTGAAGGTGAAACAGAGCCTCCTGGACCCAGTCCCTGCCGCGCTGAAGTTGCCTGTCGCTGTCAGCTGCTACTGGGTGCAGCACGCAGAGGCCACGCTAAAGCTGCATCACCtacaggccctgctgctggggaTGCTGCTGGGGCCCTTGCGTGCCATGGTCAGCAGCCCAG AGGAGAAAGCTGTACGGGGCGGCGGCGCTGGGACGCTGTGTGAAGAGCTGCAGAGAGCGAAGGCGCCCCCAGGCACACGGCTGGACTTGGACGCGGCCCACGTCTTCTGTCAGTGGCAGTGTTGCCTGCAGATGGGGCTGTATCTCAACCAGCTGCTATCCACGCCTCTCCCGGAGCCAGACCTGACTCG ACTGTACAGCGGGAGCCTGGTGCACGGGCTGTGCCGGCAGCTACTGACGTCGGCCTCGGTGGAGAGCCTTCTGCGCCTGTGTCCTGAGGCCCAGCAACTCTACGAACATCTGTTCAACGCCACAAGGTCCTGTGCCCCTGCTGAACTCTTCCTACCAAAGGGTAGATTaaatccaaaaagaagaaagcagaagaaatcaG GAAAGGTCTACGCCCTGGATGACAGAAGCAGCCAGACAGAAAATGGGACTCTTAAGTACTCTGACAAGAGCCCATGGCAGGGCTGA
- the ASTE1 gene encoding protein asteroid homolog 1 isoform X1 has protein sequence MGIRGLMSFVEDHSNEFFTDVKLRDTKIIIDGYALFHRLYFNSNLELRYGGDYDSFTDVVQKFFESLFACKICPYVVLDGGCDISDKKLNTLKDRAREKIQMAHSLSVGGGGYVCPLLIREVFIQVLIKLQVCFVQCFSEADRDIMTLANYWNCPVLSSDSDFCIFDLKSGFCPLNGFQWRNMNTIKGTRDCYIPAKCFFLDALCCHFGNMNKTLLPLFAVLCGNDHVNLPVMETFLSKVRLPLGAASSKGRRHHRVLGLLNWLSRFTDPTEALDSVLNHLPQKRRGTVKALLCSSMEEYLQAQGRLQDFFQHGAYTCPDTWNTGLPPWVLAALARGQLSPFISDALVLRRTILHTQVENMQRPNAHRISLPIRQVIYGLLVNAFPHVRNVAWDALPPQPPTFREVERINKNIKTSIVNAVELPKDHYDLSKLTELSLASRQMLLLETLKVKQSLLDPVPAALKLPVAVSCYWVQHAEATLKLHHLQALLLGMLLGPLRAMVSSPEEKAVRGGGAGTLCEELQRAKAPPGTRLDLDAAHVFCQWQCCLQMGLYLNQLLSTPLPEPDLTRLYSGSLVHGLCRQLLTSASVESLLRLCPEAQQLYEHLFNATRSCAPAELFLPKGRLNPKRRKQKKSGISSSENRVGTTLNARSWHEGSNRFELLMVETLENEAAPELE, from the exons ATGGGTATCCGAGGACTAATGAGTTTTGTAGAAGATCATAGTAATGAGTTCTTCACTGATGTTAAGTTGCGAGATACAAAAATTATCATTGACGGCTATGCCCTCTTCCACCGGCTTTACTTCAATTCAAACTTGGAGCTGCGGTATGGAGGGGACTATGATTCTTTTACAGATGTTGTACAAAAATTCTTTGAATCACTATTTGCTTGTAAAATCTGTCCATATGTTGTCTTAGATGGAGGATGTGACATTTCAGATAAGAAGCTTAACACTTTAAAGGATCGAGCTAGGGAGAAGATCCAGATGGCCCATTCCCTTTCTGTTGGTGGGGGTGGATATGTGTGCCCCTTACTCATCCGAGAGGTGTTCATACAGGTTCTGATCAAGCTGCAGGTATGTTTCGTCCAGTGCTTTTCGGAAGCAGATCGGGACATCATGACCCTTGCTAATTACTGGAATTGCCCCGTGTTATCGTCCGATAGTGACTTTTGCATTTTTGACCTGAAAAGTGGGTTTTGCCCATTGAATGGCTTTCAGTGGAGAAATATGAACACCATCAAGGGCACACGAGACTGCTACATCCCTGCCAAGTGCTTTTTCCTCGACGCGCTGTGCTGTCACTTTGGCAATATGAACAAAACGCTGCTGCCTCTTTTCGCGGTGCTGTGTGGAAATGACCACGTTAATCTACCTGTCATGGAGACGTTCTTGAGTAAAGTACGACTCCCTCTTGGGGCTGCCAGTTCTAAGGGTAGGAGACATCACCGGGTGCTGGGACTTCTCAATTGGTTGTCTCGTTTCACTGACCCTACCGAAGCATTAGACAGCGTTCTGAACCATCTCCCCCAAAAGAGACGAGGAACTGTGAAGGCACTTCTGTGCAGCTCCATGGAGGAGTACCTGCAGGCCCAGGGAAGGCTTCAGGACTTCTTCCAGCATGGTGCTTACACCTGCCCAGACACCTGGAATACCGGTTTACCACCGTGGGTGCTTGCAGCCTTAGCCAGGGGCCAGCTGTCCCCTTTCATTAGCGATGCTCTGGTGCTGAGACGGACCATTCTCCACACACAGGTGGAAAACATGCAGCGACCGAATGCCCACAGAATCTCTCTGCCCATCCGGCAAGTCATCTATGGGCTCCTCGTGAATGCTTTTCCACATGTGCGTAATGTGGCCTGGGATGCACTGCCTCCTCAGCCTCCAACTTTCCGCGAAGTGGAAAGgattaataaaaatatcaaaacatcAATTGTAAATGCAGTAGAACTACCCAAGGATCATTATGACTTAAGCAAGTTGACTGAG CTCTCCTTGGCTAGCCGTCAGATGCTTCTGTTAGAAACGCTGAAGGTGAAACAGAGCCTCCTGGACCCAGTCCCTGCCGCGCTGAAGTTGCCTGTCGCTGTCAGCTGCTACTGGGTGCAGCACGCAGAGGCCACGCTAAAGCTGCATCACCtacaggccctgctgctggggaTGCTGCTGGGGCCCTTGCGTGCCATGGTCAGCAGCCCAG AGGAGAAAGCTGTACGGGGCGGCGGCGCTGGGACGCTGTGTGAAGAGCTGCAGAGAGCGAAGGCGCCCCCAGGCACACGGCTGGACTTGGACGCGGCCCACGTCTTCTGTCAGTGGCAGTGTTGCCTGCAGATGGGGCTGTATCTCAACCAGCTGCTATCCACGCCTCTCCCGGAGCCAGACCTGACTCG ACTGTACAGCGGGAGCCTGGTGCACGGGCTGTGCCGGCAGCTACTGACGTCGGCCTCGGTGGAGAGCCTTCTGCGCCTGTGTCCTGAGGCCCAGCAACTCTACGAACATCTGTTCAACGCCACAAGGTCCTGTGCCCCTGCTGAACTCTTCCTACCAAAGGGTAGATTaaatccaaaaagaagaaagcagaagaaatcaGGTATCAGCTCGTCAGAGAACAGAGTGGGAACCACCCTGAACGCTAGGAGTTGGCATGAAGGAAGCAATCGGTTTGAGCTGTTGATGGTGGAGACCTTGGAGAATGAGGCAGCCCCGGAGCTCGAATAA
- the ASTE1 gene encoding protein asteroid homolog 1 isoform X4, whose translation MGIRGLMSFVEDHSNEFFTDVKLRDTKIIIDGYALFHRLYFNSNLELRYGGDYDSFTDVVQKFFESLFACKICPYVVLDGGCDISDKKLNTLKDRAREKIQMAHSLSVGGGGYVCPLLIREVFIQVLIKLQVCFVQCFSEADRDIMTLANYWNCPVLSSDSDFCIFDLKSGFCPLNGFQWRNMNTIKGTRDCYIPAKCFFLDALCCHFGNMNKTLLPLFAVLCGNDHVNLPVMETFLSKVRLPLGAASSKGRRHHRVLGLLNWLSRFTDPTEALDSVLNHLPQKRRGTVKALLCSSMEEYLQAQGRLQDFFQHGAYTCPDTWNTGLPPWVLAALARGQLSPFISDALVLRRTILHTQVENMQRPNAHRISLPIRQVIYGLLVNAFPHVRNVAWDALPPQPPTFREVERINKNIKTSIVNAVELPKDHYDLSKLTELSLASRQMLLLETLKVKQSLLDPVPAALKLPVAVSCYWVQHAEATLKLHHLQALLLGMLLGPLRAMVSSPEEKAVRGGGAGTLCEELQRAKAPPGTRLDLDAAHVFCQWQCCLQMGLYLNQLLSTPLPEPDLTRYHSMKAFSDDLTETFSTSSLCRPAALLSLYLHFLPLGILLFIHSFR comes from the exons ATGGGTATCCGAGGACTAATGAGTTTTGTAGAAGATCATAGTAATGAGTTCTTCACTGATGTTAAGTTGCGAGATACAAAAATTATCATTGACGGCTATGCCCTCTTCCACCGGCTTTACTTCAATTCAAACTTGGAGCTGCGGTATGGAGGGGACTATGATTCTTTTACAGATGTTGTACAAAAATTCTTTGAATCACTATTTGCTTGTAAAATCTGTCCATATGTTGTCTTAGATGGAGGATGTGACATTTCAGATAAGAAGCTTAACACTTTAAAGGATCGAGCTAGGGAGAAGATCCAGATGGCCCATTCCCTTTCTGTTGGTGGGGGTGGATATGTGTGCCCCTTACTCATCCGAGAGGTGTTCATACAGGTTCTGATCAAGCTGCAGGTATGTTTCGTCCAGTGCTTTTCGGAAGCAGATCGGGACATCATGACCCTTGCTAATTACTGGAATTGCCCCGTGTTATCGTCCGATAGTGACTTTTGCATTTTTGACCTGAAAAGTGGGTTTTGCCCATTGAATGGCTTTCAGTGGAGAAATATGAACACCATCAAGGGCACACGAGACTGCTACATCCCTGCCAAGTGCTTTTTCCTCGACGCGCTGTGCTGTCACTTTGGCAATATGAACAAAACGCTGCTGCCTCTTTTCGCGGTGCTGTGTGGAAATGACCACGTTAATCTACCTGTCATGGAGACGTTCTTGAGTAAAGTACGACTCCCTCTTGGGGCTGCCAGTTCTAAGGGTAGGAGACATCACCGGGTGCTGGGACTTCTCAATTGGTTGTCTCGTTTCACTGACCCTACCGAAGCATTAGACAGCGTTCTGAACCATCTCCCCCAAAAGAGACGAGGAACTGTGAAGGCACTTCTGTGCAGCTCCATGGAGGAGTACCTGCAGGCCCAGGGAAGGCTTCAGGACTTCTTCCAGCATGGTGCTTACACCTGCCCAGACACCTGGAATACCGGTTTACCACCGTGGGTGCTTGCAGCCTTAGCCAGGGGCCAGCTGTCCCCTTTCATTAGCGATGCTCTGGTGCTGAGACGGACCATTCTCCACACACAGGTGGAAAACATGCAGCGACCGAATGCCCACAGAATCTCTCTGCCCATCCGGCAAGTCATCTATGGGCTCCTCGTGAATGCTTTTCCACATGTGCGTAATGTGGCCTGGGATGCACTGCCTCCTCAGCCTCCAACTTTCCGCGAAGTGGAAAGgattaataaaaatatcaaaacatcAATTGTAAATGCAGTAGAACTACCCAAGGATCATTATGACTTAAGCAAGTTGACTGAG CTCTCCTTGGCTAGCCGTCAGATGCTTCTGTTAGAAACGCTGAAGGTGAAACAGAGCCTCCTGGACCCAGTCCCTGCCGCGCTGAAGTTGCCTGTCGCTGTCAGCTGCTACTGGGTGCAGCACGCAGAGGCCACGCTAAAGCTGCATCACCtacaggccctgctgctggggaTGCTGCTGGGGCCCTTGCGTGCCATGGTCAGCAGCCCAG AGGAGAAAGCTGTACGGGGCGGCGGCGCTGGGACGCTGTGTGAAGAGCTGCAGAGAGCGAAGGCGCCCCCAGGCACACGGCTGGACTTGGACGCGGCCCACGTCTTCTGTCAGTGGCAGTGTTGCCTGCAGATGGGGCTGTATCTCAACCAGCTGCTATCCACGCCTCTCCCGGAGCCAGACCTGACTCG ATATCACAGCATGAAGGCTTTTTCTGATGATCTTACTGAAACGTTCTCTACTTCCAGTCTCTGTAGACCTGCTGCTCTCCTGTCTTTGTACTTGCATTTCTTACCACTTGGCatattattattcattcattcattcagatag
- the ASTE1 gene encoding protein asteroid homolog 1 isoform X3, with the protein MSSSLMLSCEIQKLSLTAMPSSTGFTSIQTWSCDGGCDISDKKLNTLKDRAREKIQMAHSLSVGGGGYVCPLLIREVFIQVLIKLQVCFVQCFSEADRDIMTLANYWNCPVLSSDSDFCIFDLKSGFCPLNGFQWRNMNTIKGTRDCYIPAKCFFLDALCCHFGNMNKTLLPLFAVLCGNDHVNLPVMETFLSKVRLPLGAASSKGRRHHRVLGLLNWLSRFTDPTEALDSVLNHLPQKRRGTVKALLCSSMEEYLQAQGRLQDFFQHGAYTCPDTWNTGLPPWVLAALARGQLSPFISDALVLRRTILHTQVENMQRPNAHRISLPIRQVIYGLLVNAFPHVRNVAWDALPPQPPTFREVERINKNIKTSIVNAVELPKDHYDLSKLTELSLASRQMLLLETLKVKQSLLDPVPAALKLPVAVSCYWVQHAEATLKLHHLQALLLGMLLGPLRAMVSSPEEKAVRGGGAGTLCEELQRAKAPPGTRLDLDAAHVFCQWQCCLQMGLYLNQLLSTPLPEPDLTRLYSGSLVHGLCRQLLTSASVESLLRLCPEAQQLYEHLFNATRSCAPAELFLPKGRLNPKRRKQKKSGISSSENRVGTTLNARSWHEGSNRFELLMVETLENEAAPELE; encoded by the exons ATGAGTTCTTCACTGATGTTAAGTTGCGAGATACAAAAATTATCATTGACGGCTATGCCCTCTTCCACCGGCTTTACTTCAATTCAAACTTGGAGCTGCG ATGGAGGATGTGACATTTCAGATAAGAAGCTTAACACTTTAAAGGATCGAGCTAGGGAGAAGATCCAGATGGCCCATTCCCTTTCTGTTGGTGGGGGTGGATATGTGTGCCCCTTACTCATCCGAGAGGTGTTCATACAGGTTCTGATCAAGCTGCAGGTATGTTTCGTCCAGTGCTTTTCGGAAGCAGATCGGGACATCATGACCCTTGCTAATTACTGGAATTGCCCCGTGTTATCGTCCGATAGTGACTTTTGCATTTTTGACCTGAAAAGTGGGTTTTGCCCATTGAATGGCTTTCAGTGGAGAAATATGAACACCATCAAGGGCACACGAGACTGCTACATCCCTGCCAAGTGCTTTTTCCTCGACGCGCTGTGCTGTCACTTTGGCAATATGAACAAAACGCTGCTGCCTCTTTTCGCGGTGCTGTGTGGAAATGACCACGTTAATCTACCTGTCATGGAGACGTTCTTGAGTAAAGTACGACTCCCTCTTGGGGCTGCCAGTTCTAAGGGTAGGAGACATCACCGGGTGCTGGGACTTCTCAATTGGTTGTCTCGTTTCACTGACCCTACCGAAGCATTAGACAGCGTTCTGAACCATCTCCCCCAAAAGAGACGAGGAACTGTGAAGGCACTTCTGTGCAGCTCCATGGAGGAGTACCTGCAGGCCCAGGGAAGGCTTCAGGACTTCTTCCAGCATGGTGCTTACACCTGCCCAGACACCTGGAATACCGGTTTACCACCGTGGGTGCTTGCAGCCTTAGCCAGGGGCCAGCTGTCCCCTTTCATTAGCGATGCTCTGGTGCTGAGACGGACCATTCTCCACACACAGGTGGAAAACATGCAGCGACCGAATGCCCACAGAATCTCTCTGCCCATCCGGCAAGTCATCTATGGGCTCCTCGTGAATGCTTTTCCACATGTGCGTAATGTGGCCTGGGATGCACTGCCTCCTCAGCCTCCAACTTTCCGCGAAGTGGAAAGgattaataaaaatatcaaaacatcAATTGTAAATGCAGTAGAACTACCCAAGGATCATTATGACTTAAGCAAGTTGACTGAG CTCTCCTTGGCTAGCCGTCAGATGCTTCTGTTAGAAACGCTGAAGGTGAAACAGAGCCTCCTGGACCCAGTCCCTGCCGCGCTGAAGTTGCCTGTCGCTGTCAGCTGCTACTGGGTGCAGCACGCAGAGGCCACGCTAAAGCTGCATCACCtacaggccctgctgctggggaTGCTGCTGGGGCCCTTGCGTGCCATGGTCAGCAGCCCAG AGGAGAAAGCTGTACGGGGCGGCGGCGCTGGGACGCTGTGTGAAGAGCTGCAGAGAGCGAAGGCGCCCCCAGGCACACGGCTGGACTTGGACGCGGCCCACGTCTTCTGTCAGTGGCAGTGTTGCCTGCAGATGGGGCTGTATCTCAACCAGCTGCTATCCACGCCTCTCCCGGAGCCAGACCTGACTCG ACTGTACAGCGGGAGCCTGGTGCACGGGCTGTGCCGGCAGCTACTGACGTCGGCCTCGGTGGAGAGCCTTCTGCGCCTGTGTCCTGAGGCCCAGCAACTCTACGAACATCTGTTCAACGCCACAAGGTCCTGTGCCCCTGCTGAACTCTTCCTACCAAAGGGTAGATTaaatccaaaaagaagaaagcagaagaaatcaGGTATCAGCTCGTCAGAGAACAGAGTGGGAACCACCCTGAACGCTAGGAGTTGGCATGAAGGAAGCAATCGGTTTGAGCTGTTGATGGTGGAGACCTTGGAGAATGAGGCAGCCCCGGAGCTCGAATAA